The Arachis duranensis cultivar V14167 chromosome 2, aradu.V14167.gnm2.J7QH, whole genome shotgun sequence genome has a window encoding:
- the LOC107472593 gene encoding uncharacterized protein LOC107472593, which yields MEFIQRRVEPWIRDQGAKLMKVSWGPLQWRMKWPWTSHRENKKRIHEEYERRRKQLHDLCLALKADSVSDLQDLLCCMVLSECVYKRPATEMIRAVNKFKADFGGHIVALERVQPSSDHVPHRYLLAEAGDTLFASFIGTKQYKDVIADANILQGAIFHEDAPEVADGCAHAESDKGENLNGKEYMWNPLESRPKQINSKSKPAAHRGFLARAKGIPALELYRLAQKKKRKLVLCGHSLGGAVAALATLAILRVVAASSSSKENEKVSIKCITFSQPPVGNAALKDYVNRKGWQHYFKSYCIPEDLIPRILSPAYFHHYNNAQPQSVLSENETNGLLSSKRGQDSEKPKENDGEQLVLGVGPLHKSFWRLSKLVPLESVLRQFSKRERQINSIETNSMPGSLASTLIEEEVVEPQSLEIQEDSDGISLKPFPDSDKHSLELAKNGKTNTKGNIVTGDERKWRRVPYLPSYVPFGQLYLLGNSSVESLSGAEYSKLTSVKSVITELRERLQSHSMKSYRSRFQRIYDLCMSENFLGIEQWQQFPHLQQWLGLATAGTVELGHIVESPVIRTATTIVPLGWDDGPGAKNGEPLKVDITGFGLHLCTLVHAQVNGNWCSTSVESFPSAPKYSSNQGIQPELQKMRILVGAPLRRPPKHQTLLDSLLPVFTSVDSELARNLAPIDKDKFIRPESLNNFSIFCTSDFSTVSKEVHIRTRRVRLIGMEGAGKTTLLKAILNKRKSNISSIEDALLDVDVPEGIAGGLCYCDSSGVNMQELTKETSCFRDDLWLGIRDLSRKTDLIVLVHNLSHSIPRYSNSNSSQPKPVLSLFLDEAKSLGIPWVLAITNKFAVSAHLQKVAINAVLKAYEASPNSTEVINSCPYVMPGFAGATLSWDPNNADSVKKMGPQKLLLAPINFVKRPFQRKEIVLPVEGVDSLCKQIHRVLRSHEESSLQEFARDRLMLELAREQAMSSDASRDARAKANSFNSAAVGASVGAGLGIVLAIAMGAASALRKP from the exons ATGGAGTTCATACAGAGGCGCGTGGAGCCGTGGATCAGGGACCAGGGAGCGAAGCTGATGAAGGTGTCGTGGGGACCACTCCAATGGCGGATGAAGTGGCCATGGACAAGCCACAGGGAGAACAAGAAGAGGATCCATGAGGAGTACGAGCGGCGCCGGAAGCAGCTCCATGATCTCTGCCTCGCACTTAAGGCTGATTCCGTCTCTGATTTGCAGGATCTCCTTTGTTGCATGGTTCTCTCCGAGTGCGTTTAcaag AGACCTGCCACCGAGATGATTAGAGCTGTAAATAAATTTAAGGCTGATTTTGGAGGACATATTGTTGCATTGGAACGGGTGCAACCTTCGTCAGATCATGTTCCTCATAG GTATTTGTTGGCTGAGGCAGGAGACACTTTATTTGCTTCTTTTATAGGGACAAAACAATATAA GGATGTAATTGCTGATGCAAATATACTTCAAGGTGCGATCTTCCATGAGGATGCTCCTGAGGTGGCAGATGGATGTGCACATGCTGAATCTGATAAGGGTGAAAACTTAAATGGAAAAGAATATATGTGGAACCCTTTGGAGTCAAGGCCTAAACAAATAAATAGTAAATCTAAACCTGCTGCTCATAGG GGTTTCTTGGCTCGTGCTAAAGGAATACCTGCTTTAGAATTGTATAGGCTTGCTCAAAAGAAGAAACGCAAGCTTGTTTTATGTGGTCATTCACTTGGTGGAGCT GTAGCCGCATTAGCTACTCTTGCCATTTTGAGAGTAGTTGCTGCTTCATCTTCATCAAAGGAAAATGAGAAAGTCTCTATCAAATGTATAACATTTTCTCAGCCTCCTGTAGGAAATGCTGCTCTGAAGGA CTATGTTAATAGAAAAGGTTGGCAGCACTATTTTAAGAGTTACTGCATCCCGGAAGATTTGATTCCTCGTATTTTATCTCCTGCTTATTTCCACCATTATAATAATGCTCAGCCTCAGTCAGTGCTTTCTGAAAATGAAACTAATGGGTTATTATCGTCAAAGAGGGGCCAAGATTCAGAGAAGCCGAAAGAGAATGATGGAGAGCAGTTGGTTTTGGGGGTAGGTCCTTTGCATAAATCCTTCTGGAGACTCTCAAAGCTGGTACCCTTAGAATCCGTACTGAGACAATTTAGTAAACGAGAGAGACAAATTAATTCTATTGAAACAAATTCGATGCCTGGTTCTCTTGCTAGTACTTTGATTGAGGAGGAAGTAGTTGAACCACAATCACTTGAAATACAAGAGGATTCTGACGGCATATCACTCAAGCCTTTTCCAGACAGTGACAAACATTCGTTGGAGTTGGCAAAGAATGGAAAAACAAATACAAAAGGCAATATTGTAACTGGAGACGAAAGAAAATGGCGCAGAGTTCCATATTTACCTTCATATGTGCCATTCGGACAG CTTTATTTATTGGGAAATTCCTCAGTAGAGTCACTATCAGGTGCGGAGTACTCAAAACTGACATCG GTCAAATCAGTGATTACGGAATTGAGGGAAAGATTACAATCTCATTCAATGAAATCATATAGATCTAGATTCCAAAG AATCTATGATTTGTGTATGAGTGAAAATTTCCTAGGGATTGAGCAATGGCAGCAGTTTCCTCATCTACAACAATGGCTTGGCCTTGCAACTGCAGGGACTGTGGAGCTCGGGCATATAGTCGAGTCTCCTGTTATTCGCACTGCAACTACAATTGTTCCTCTCGGATGGGATGATGGGCCTGGAGCGAAAAATGGAGAACCTCTAAAAGTTGATATTACTGGTTTTGGGTTGCATCTCTGTACATTGGTTCATGCCCAAGTTAATGGTAACTG GTGTTCGACTTCAGTTGAGTCCTTTCCTTCTGCCCCAAAGTATTCTTCAAATCAAGGAATTCAGCCGGAATTACAGAAGATGAGAATATTAGTTGGTGCTCCACTAAGAAGGCCACCAAAGCATCAAACTTTGTTAGATTCATTGTTGCCCGTGTTCACTTCTGTTGATTCTGAGCTTGCTAGGAACTTAGCACCCATTGACAAGGATAAGTTTATCCGTCCGGAAAGTTTAAATAACTTCTCAATATTCTGCACTAGTGATTTTTCAACGGTTTCTAAAGAGGTTCACATCAGAACTCGTAGGGTACGATTAATTGGGATGGAG GGTGCTGGTAAAACTACTCTTTTAAAGGCAATCTTGAATAAACGTAAATCCAACATTTCCTCCATAGAGGATGCACTTTTGGATGTTGATGTACCGGAAGGTATTGCTGGTGGTTTGTGCTACTGTGATTCCTCTGGAGTAAATATGCAG GAACTTACCAAGGAAACTTCTTGCTTCAGGGATGATTTGTGGCTTGGAATCCGAGATCTAAGTAGGAAGACAGATTTAATTGTTCTTGTTCACAACCTATCCCATAGCATACCTCGATATAGTAATTCAAATAGCTCACAACCAAAGCCTGTCCTTTCACTTTTCTTGGATGAGGCCAAGTCTCTTGGAATTCCATGGGTTCTCgcaataacaaataaatttgcAGTTAGCGCACACCTTCAAAAGGTAGCGATCAATGCTGTTTTGAAAGCTTACGAAGCATCTCCTAACTCAACCGAAGTTATAAATTCCTGTCCATATGTTATGCCTGGTTTTGCTGGGGCCACTCTATCATGGGATCCAAACAATGCAGATTCTGTTAAAAAGATGGGTCCTCAAAAGCTTTTATTGGCTcctattaattttgttaaaaggCCCTTCCAGAGGAAGGAGATAGTTCTTCCAGTTGAAGGTGTCGACTCTCTTTGTAAACAAATCCACCGGGTACTTCGCAGTCATGAGGAGTCTTCATTACAG GAATTTGCCAGAGACAGACTTATGTTGGAGTTGGCAAGAGAACAAGCAATGTCAAGTGATGCAAGTAGAGATGCTCGAGCTAAGGCGAATTCATTTAATTCTGCTGCTGTGGGTGCATCTGTTGGTGCTGGTCTTGGCATTGTCCTTGCCATTGCAATGGGGGCAGCATCTGCCCTGAGGAAGCCCTAA
- the LOC107472603 gene encoding uncharacterized protein LOC107472603 — protein MLKGRFSFFGASSNSINTNTKNYSSLSKGEELRPKLNLETDRQVYRPGDPVVVTIQISNPSNEYSFLMERLGFEIKGIEKLDTQWFATPKPLPGSKQRRGENVFLDASTPVLVANQIVNFGRSKSYVVRMLLPDTIPPSYKGSNIRYLYYVRTALMGGWLVLENGQSRPETTNDVNDLEVRVPLQIWINQKVNGFQSDEDIVPPTIIQPDLFWKEVDADADWVRANDYYDAAEEDYDSSRDDVSSVSSFNYNPTKENLYRGFGSSLSLRSSSARSLNRESFALEGHRTSLSSNIALPRLSVAEVLSDPGADVLSNQKSLAIASPSEQQKYRKPFSAEDDAGVSTSPEVGANESLASEGFTRGRSYNIKLDDQVLLKFSPKNSDATYYFSDMIGGTLTFFHEEGARRCLEISVTLETSETISRRFIHPSRRNSPTITKIQSDHHEVVADLVQTSFLFSIPMDGPMSFSTSHVSVQWVLRFEFFTTPKNVDWRRYEHPLLIEGRDKTEWVLPITVHAPPSRALPSGTRNDKHFSLDPSWGHN, from the exons ATGCTAAAAGGGAGATTCTCGTTCTTCGGGGCTTCTTCTAACTCAATCAACACCAACACCAAGAATTATTCATCATTATCGAAGGGTGAAGAACTGCGTCCAAAACTGAATCTCGAAACGGATAGGCAAGTATATAGGCCTGGTGATCCAGTCGTTGTGACCATTCAGATCTCAAACCCGTCCAATGAATACTCTTTTCTCATGGAAAGGCTCGGTTTTGAGATCAAAGGGATTGAGAAATTGGACACTCAGTGGTTCGCTACACCGAAGCCTCTTCCTGGTTCTAAGCAAAGGAGAG GTGAAAATGTGTTTTTGGATGCCTCAACACCAGTCTTAGTGGCAAATCAGAttgttaattttggaagaaGCAAATCAT ATGTTGTACGAATGCTGCTGCCTGACACTATTCCTCCGTCGTACAAGGGTTCAAATATTCGTTATTTGTACTATGTTAGAACTGCATTAATGGGAGGGTGGCTAGTGCTTGAAAACGGGCAGTCTCGTCCAGAGACCACAAATGATGTTAATGATTTG GAAGTACGTGTTCCATTACAAATATGGATAAACCAGAAAGTCAATGGCTTTCAATCTGATGAAG ATATTGTTCCTCCAACTATTATCCAACCGGATTTATTTTGGAAAGAGGTGGATGCAGATGCTGATTGG GTTAGAGCAAATGATTATTACGATGCTGCTGAGGAGGACTATGACAGCTCAAGGGATGATGTGTCCTctgtttcttcttttaattataaCCCCACTAAAGAAAATCTTTACAGAGGGTTTGGAAGTTCATTATCATTACGATCTTCTTCTGCAAGATCATTGAACAGAGAATCTTTTGCTCTAGAAGGTCATCGAACAAGTTTATCTTCAAATATAGCGCTTCCTCGACTTTCTGTTGCTGAGGTGTTATCTGATCCTGGCGCCG ATGTCTTATCAAACCAGAAATCACTTGCTATTGCCTCACCAAGTGAGCAACAGAAGTACAGGAAACCATTTTCTGCAGAAGATGATGCCGGAGTATCCACTTCACCAGAAGTGGGAGCGAATGAGTCTTTAGCat CAGAAGGCTTCACTAGAGGAAGGTCTTATAACATTAAACTGGATGATCAAGTTTTGCTtaaattttcaccaaaaaattCTGATGCAACTTATTACTTCAGTGATATG ATAGGTGGGACTCTTACTTTCTTTCATGAAGAAGGAGCTAGGAGATGCCTTGAG ATCTCAGTAACATTGGAAACTTCAGAAACTATAAGTAGGCGATTTATTCACCCTTCTAGGAGGAATTCCCCGACAATAACCAAG ATTCAGAGCGACCATCATGAGGTTGTTGCAGATTTGGTGCAGACAAGCTTCTTGTTTTCTATTCCAATGGATGGTCCAATGTCCTTCTCCACTTCACATGTATCTGTGCAATGGGTTCTTCGTTTTGAGTTCTTCACAACTCCAAAGAACGTGGATTGGAGAAG ATATGAGCATCCACTTCTGATTGAGGGAAGGGATAAAACTGAATGGGTTCTTCCAATTACTGTGCATGCTCCCCCGAGTAGAGCTCTTCCTTCCGGCACAAGAAATGATAAGCATTTTTCATTGGATCCTTCATGGGGGCACAATTGA